Proteins from one Immundisolibacter sp. genomic window:
- a CDS encoding peroxiredoxin, whose product MPEPIIGAPAPDFSLPATGNRTISLADLRGQAVVLYFYPKDSTPGCTQEGQEFQQLFGEFAALGAVILGVSRDSVASHEKFRARHGFSFDLLSDAQETACRAYDVIREKNMYGKTVLGIERSTFLIDADGVLREAWRKVKVKDHAAAVLERLKAL is encoded by the coding sequence ATGCCAGAACCGATCATCGGCGCCCCGGCGCCCGACTTCAGCCTGCCGGCCACCGGCAACCGGACCATCAGCCTGGCCGACCTGCGTGGCCAGGCGGTGGTGCTTTATTTCTATCCCAAGGACAGTACGCCCGGCTGCACCCAGGAAGGACAGGAGTTTCAGCAGCTGTTCGGCGAATTTGCGGCGCTGGGGGCGGTCATCCTGGGCGTCAGCCGCGACAGCGTGGCCAGCCACGAGAAATTTCGCGCCCGGCACGGATTCAGCTTCGACCTGCTGTCGGATGCGCAGGAAACCGCCTGCCGCGCCTACGACGTGATCCGCGAGAAGAACATGTACGGCAAGACCGTGCTGGGCATCGAGCGCAGCACCTTCCTGATCGATGCCGACGGCGTGCTGCGCGAGGCCTGGCGCAAGGTAAAGGTCAAGGACCATGCCGCGGCCGTGCTGGAGCGCCTGAAGGCGCTTTAG